AAAAAAATAGATAACACCCTGGCGGATATCGCGGTCAATTTCTGGACCCTGACCTGGGGCAAGGAGGCCCCGGCCATCGATCTCAAGACGAAATTGCTGCTGTCGCTGGCCAACGGCGTGGGGGCGGGGAGATTCCGTCAGGCGACGCGCGAGCTGATAAAAGTCTATTCGCTTGGTATTACCGTGGCCGAACTGGATGAGCTTTTTTCCCTGCTTGTCTGGAATGGTGGAATCGGCACCTTCGCCTCCGAGATCGGGCCCTCGCCTTTGTTCGGAGCCTATCAGACCATCAAAACGCTGGAAGGCAAGGGCCTGGCGCGGCAAGAGGTGATGATGCGCCTGATGGAAAAATTCGGCGAAAAAAACCCGGAAGTGGACGTGCTCACATAACGAACAGGGAGGTCCC
This portion of the Syntrophotalea acetylenica genome encodes:
- a CDS encoding DUF2249 domain-containing protein — encoded protein: MQKDWEQRKEQFEIVDVRKLTGNFLPGFLKRAGQVEVGDGICVVQTFDPVPLYSAMASLGFEHVTDKVSREEYRAYFYRKENREAPFPQTGDVPLKPTALLNFKKIDNTLADIAVNFWTLTWGKEAPAIDLKTKLLLSLANGVGAGRFRQATRELIKVYSLGITVAELDELFSLLVWNGGIGTFASEIGPSPLFGAYQTIKTLEGKGLARQEVMMRLMEKFGEKNPEVDVLT